A part of Gemmatimonas groenlandica genomic DNA contains:
- a CDS encoding RNA polymerase sigma-70 factor codes for MSDADLLARLRGGDHAAFDAIFRQWYEPVVRSANRVLHDPGVAEELSQDVFLELWRRRETLAPDSSVAGYLMQAVRNRSLNHLRHLQVQKKSAVYVEALSEPAEHADADTQAGELQDAIREAIDALPPRTREVFLMSRERNLRYSEIAEQLGVTVKAVEANMSRALRQLREKLSPFLPSAGE; via the coding sequence GTGTCCGACGCTGACTTGCTGGCCCGCCTCCGAGGCGGCGATCACGCAGCGTTCGATGCGATCTTCCGGCAGTGGTATGAGCCCGTGGTGCGTTCCGCGAATCGGGTGCTGCACGATCCGGGCGTGGCCGAAGAGCTTTCGCAGGACGTGTTCCTCGAGCTCTGGCGTCGTCGCGAAACGCTCGCCCCCGACAGCAGTGTGGCCGGCTACCTCATGCAGGCGGTGCGAAACCGCTCGCTCAATCATCTACGACATCTGCAGGTGCAGAAGAAGTCGGCCGTCTATGTCGAGGCACTCAGCGAACCGGCCGAACACGCCGACGCTGACACCCAGGCCGGTGAGCTGCAGGACGCGATTCGTGAGGCGATCGATGCGTTGCCGCCGCGTACCCGCGAGGTGTTCCTCATGAGCCGCGAACGCAACCTGCGCTACAGCGAGATCGCCGAGCAGTTGGGTGTCACGGTGAAGGCGGTCGAAGCGAACATGAGTCGGGCGCTGCGACAGTTGCGAGAGAAACTGTCGCCATTCTTGCCGAGCGCCGGCGAATAG
- a CDS encoding FecR family protein: MSDEIRLSAASAPEADWDAISRYVAGESDAVESAAVSEWLTAHPEDAALAAIVKARADRVATRSAVSVDTERALAAVRRRIADSPTLTVARGGAAQPAVAKSAAATRRWRGPMFAAAAAVTAMVGIAQWRGGNTASEQVYATQVGQRDSVKLPDGSTVVLAPGSRLTVSSGYNDGNRDVTLEGAAFFEVKHDGAHPFVVHSRGAEIRDIGTAFSVKTDVNGRVAVAVTHGIVAVRDTTAGSAAPVELRAGDRGVLQSGTVAVARGTVTDEDMAWTRGQLAYRDAPLAEVQADLRRWYGIELQVVDAALAQRTLTASFRGDSAAQVVQVIALALGADVVQRGDTILLQPQGPGSTPNP, translated from the coding sequence ATGTCCGACGAAATCCGTCTTTCCGCTGCATCCGCTCCCGAGGCCGACTGGGACGCGATCTCCCGCTATGTGGCGGGGGAGAGCGATGCCGTCGAGTCGGCAGCCGTCAGTGAGTGGCTGACGGCGCATCCGGAAGACGCGGCGTTGGCGGCGATTGTTAAGGCGCGGGCCGATCGGGTGGCGACGCGATCAGCTGTCTCCGTCGATACCGAGCGGGCGTTGGCCGCCGTACGGAGGCGGATCGCGGACTCCCCGACGTTGACGGTCGCACGTGGCGGCGCGGCTCAGCCCGCAGTCGCGAAGTCGGCAGCCGCCACGCGCCGTTGGCGCGGGCCGATGTTTGCGGCCGCGGCCGCAGTGACGGCCATGGTCGGTATCGCGCAGTGGCGCGGCGGCAACACGGCTTCGGAGCAGGTGTACGCCACGCAGGTGGGGCAGCGTGACTCGGTGAAGCTGCCCGACGGCAGTACGGTCGTGCTGGCACCCGGCAGTCGGCTCACGGTGTCGTCCGGATACAACGACGGCAATCGTGATGTCACGCTGGAAGGCGCGGCGTTCTTCGAGGTGAAGCACGACGGGGCGCATCCCTTCGTGGTGCATTCACGCGGCGCGGAAATTCGCGACATCGGCACGGCCTTCTCAGTGAAGACCGATGTGAACGGTCGCGTGGCGGTGGCGGTCACGCACGGCATCGTCGCCGTGCGCGATACGACGGCTGGCAGTGCGGCGCCAGTAGAGCTGCGCGCGGGTGACCGTGGTGTGCTGCAGTCCGGCACGGTAGCGGTGGCACGCGGGACGGTCACGGATGAGGACATGGCGTGGACGCGCGGGCAGCTGGCGTATCGGGATGCGCCGCTGGCCGAAGTGCAGGCCGATTTGCGACGGTGGTACGGGATCGAACTGCAGGTGGTCGATGCCGCGCTGGCACAGCGCACGCTGACGGCGTCGTTCCGCGGCGATTCGGCGGCGCAGGTGGTGCAGGTAATTGCGCTGGCCCTGGGAGCCGACGTGGTGCAGCGTGGCGATACGATACTTCTTCAGCCGCAGGGACCGGGTTCAACGCCGAATCCCTGA
- a CDS encoding TonB-dependent receptor has product MGAIAVLIAPLAVVHAERAPAMAAPAADPVCAVRLGAQERSSLWAPPLDRIVNLHVPEVSIREALDRLAVVAKIELSYSAELLPAGKRVCLTLDRVPVGAVLESLLSGTTLRSIVLGSTQVVLAPSRAGLVADGAGPGGAALSASVMTGTPMARRASVLDRVVVTGSPDGAPQRGSPFALDVIDGATLARHGVGTLGEALDLAVPGVWSWTASAGTLSARYGSIRGASSFGVSAPKIYLDGIEVANPLLVTQLDPARVERVEVIRGPQGAALYGADAISGVVNILTRHDGTPTGTPVVQLSTTAGLSATAYAPRDAFVQDHALSFRSGSSSRSLGLGLNIGTVGAYVPGASEQRLLADADVRVVRANAVFTGTARFSAQRANASTSLIFGGATSPALTAGSSAETAPLWPSRLRAAAGGLGTSPPDSSGYRPPLDTTSRVPFTGDSATGQSLSQYTVGGTMAVMPNLHWTHTVIAGVDGYRLRGLSSASLPTPVSSSSGLGEGQGSADRGTLRLRSVGRFDVAEGTLLAVTFAAEQALTRDVSSELVNAPGYRPNGGALTPAIASSATTLRLAQSWINNTGVSAQAMLSWQDRWYFSAGGRAERTSGATSEVQRALLPMLGAAYVRDYGPAVLKLRSAFGTGIRPARTLARGTSWMGRGAASATDGLQPERQTGIEAGADLVFSHGVSLHVTRFDQEASGLIQPVGSMSTSVGANGRIVRTLAYTLQNVGAITNRGWELQATARRSSLQLAGTLSLVDSRVARTATGYRGELRVGDRMLDVPASTVSLSATWAARRWSLSSTATRAADWIGYDRTAIGEAVANTAHEYDFGGPLLRRYWLNYGGVTRWRANASYRIRGDLSVLLGGENLLNVQRGAPDNATVTAGRTLSFGLRSMF; this is encoded by the coding sequence GTGGGCGCGATCGCAGTCTTGATCGCGCCCCTTGCTGTCGTTCATGCCGAGCGCGCACCGGCGATGGCCGCGCCCGCAGCGGATCCGGTGTGTGCGGTACGGCTCGGAGCGCAGGAACGGTCGTCGCTGTGGGCGCCGCCGCTCGATCGCATCGTGAATCTGCACGTGCCTGAGGTCTCGATTCGCGAGGCGCTCGACCGGTTGGCCGTGGTCGCGAAGATCGAACTGTCGTACAGCGCAGAGTTGCTGCCCGCCGGCAAGCGGGTCTGTCTCACACTCGATCGCGTGCCCGTAGGCGCGGTGCTGGAGTCGCTGCTATCCGGCACGACGCTGCGATCGATCGTGTTGGGGAGCACGCAGGTGGTCCTCGCACCGTCGCGCGCTGGTCTGGTTGCCGACGGCGCGGGCCCTGGTGGCGCGGCGTTGTCGGCGAGTGTCATGACCGGCACGCCGATGGCGCGACGGGCAAGCGTGCTCGATCGCGTGGTGGTGACGGGATCACCCGACGGCGCACCGCAACGTGGGTCGCCGTTCGCGCTCGACGTGATCGATGGCGCGACGCTCGCCCGTCATGGCGTGGGCACGCTCGGTGAGGCCCTTGATCTGGCGGTGCCCGGTGTGTGGTCGTGGACGGCGAGCGCCGGGACGCTGTCGGCGCGATACGGCAGCATTCGTGGTGCGAGTTCGTTCGGCGTGAGTGCGCCGAAGATCTATCTCGACGGCATCGAAGTCGCGAACCCGCTGCTGGTGACGCAACTCGATCCGGCGCGGGTGGAGCGCGTGGAAGTGATTCGCGGACCGCAGGGGGCAGCACTGTACGGCGCTGATGCCATCAGCGGTGTGGTGAACATTCTCACGCGACACGATGGCACGCCCACCGGAACGCCCGTGGTGCAGCTCTCCACGACCGCGGGATTGTCCGCCACCGCCTACGCCCCGCGCGACGCCTTCGTGCAGGATCATGCGCTGTCGTTCCGCAGCGGCAGCAGTTCACGCAGCCTCGGGCTAGGGCTCAACATAGGGACCGTCGGGGCGTATGTGCCCGGCGCCTCGGAGCAGCGTCTGTTGGCCGATGCCGACGTGCGCGTCGTTCGGGCGAATGCGGTCTTCACCGGCACCGCGCGCTTTTCGGCACAGCGTGCGAATGCGAGTACGAGTCTGATCTTCGGCGGGGCTACGTCTCCCGCGCTCACGGCGGGTAGCAGCGCGGAGACCGCGCCGCTCTGGCCGTCGCGTCTGCGCGCGGCCGCCGGCGGGCTCGGAACGTCGCCACCAGATTCATCCGGCTATCGCCCACCATTGGATACCACGTCGCGTGTGCCGTTTACCGGCGACAGCGCGACGGGCCAGTCATTGTCGCAGTACACCGTGGGCGGCACCATGGCGGTGATGCCCAATCTGCACTGGACGCATACGGTCATCGCTGGTGTCGACGGCTATCGGCTGCGTGGTCTCTCCTCGGCCTCGCTGCCGACACCGGTATCGTCGTCGAGCGGATTGGGAGAGGGCCAGGGGTCGGCCGATCGCGGAACGCTGCGGTTGCGCAGCGTGGGCCGTTTCGATGTGGCCGAGGGCACGTTGCTGGCCGTGACCTTTGCCGCCGAGCAGGCGCTCACACGCGATGTGTCGTCGGAGTTGGTCAATGCCCCGGGCTATCGTCCAAACGGTGGCGCGCTCACTCCAGCCATCGCGTCGTCGGCCACGACGTTGCGGCTCGCGCAGAGCTGGATCAACAACACCGGCGTGTCGGCGCAGGCGATGCTCTCGTGGCAAGACCGTTGGTACTTCTCGGCCGGTGGTCGGGCTGAGCGAACGAGCGGCGCCACCTCGGAGGTGCAGCGCGCATTGCTGCCAATGCTTGGGGCGGCGTATGTGCGTGACTACGGGCCAGCGGTCTTGAAGCTGCGCAGTGCGTTCGGCACGGGCATCCGGCCGGCGCGCACGTTGGCGCGGGGCACCTCATGGATGGGGCGGGGCGCTGCGTCGGCCACCGACGGCCTGCAGCCCGAACGGCAGACCGGGATCGAAGCGGGTGCCGATCTGGTGTTCTCACATGGCGTGTCACTGCACGTGACGCGCTTCGATCAGGAAGCCTCCGGGTTGATCCAGCCGGTGGGCTCGATGAGTACATCGGTTGGCGCCAATGGCCGCATCGTGCGCACCCTGGCGTACACGCTGCAGAACGTCGGCGCGATCACCAATCGGGGATGGGAACTGCAGGCGACGGCGCGTCGCAGCAGTCTACAGCTCGCCGGAACGCTCTCGCTGGTCGACAGCCGCGTGGCGCGTACCGCGACCGGGTACCGCGGCGAGCTGCGCGTGGGTGATCGCATGCTCGATGTTCCGGCGTCTACCGTGAGTCTCTCGGCCACGTGGGCGGCACGTCGCTGGAGCCTCAGTTCGACGGCCACCCGCGCCGCCGACTGGATCGGCTACGACCGCACGGCCATTGGTGAAGCCGTCGCGAACACCGCGCACGAGTACGACTTCGGCGGACCGCTGTTGCGTCGATACTGGCTGAACTACGGCGGCGTGACCCGTTGGCGCGCCAACGCGAGCTACCGGATTCGTGGCGATCTGTCCGTGCTGCTCGGCGGTGAAAACCTGCTGAACGTGCAGCGCGGTGCGCCGGACAATGCGACCGTCACCGCGGGCCGCACGCTGAGCTTCGGCCTCCGCTCGATGTTCTGA